The genomic region CCAGTTTGGTTTCTTTGCTGTTTcactaaaaatatatatcaaataaataataaacttaacaaaaaataataatttttaaattataaaaattattatttaaactgataaataaataaatgcatcagTTTTTGTTTATGTTAAGTGCCTTGtaacacattaaaataaaagattaCATAACTTTtagtgttgctgtttttaatttacttttagaggccaaaatagaagaaaaaaaataagacaaataaaactgttaaattgataaattaaataaatgaataaaaacaatttaGTGTGTGATAAATGTACTACTGAATATTATCTGTTTTAATTGCACAATTTCAAAAGATAATGTTAACATGAAGTAATAAATGTAATAGTTTATTTggctgttaaaaataaatcaaacaactACACACACAATGTGCTTGGTTTACAGTATTCCTTTATGCTAAAATACATAAATTTTACTCTACAGTGCTTTACaaatgtattattgtaaggttTATGCCACAGTATTAAACATGCTCGTAATTACCAAAATATATTTTGCTTCTGTATTTGTTTATCCACCAGTATGTGCAACATCTTTAatcaaaattatatatttttaatgctaaaatataataattttgttatccattattttttacatttactattttagaaaacagctgaaaaaaacagtaaagcatgttattatttttgatgaagatgccaaattacagttaATTAGTACGATTcttgaacagaaaaaaatagttttagtggttgaatgacatatttgattaatttctgacttcttacaaataaaaaatataaaataaaaatagaaggtTTTTTgcatggttttgtttttatatgtttttaataAGAAGAAGGCTACATGTAAGTTCCCACATCTGCGGACAATAAAGCGATTCACTTTGCTCTGTTCTGTGTCAAACTTGCTAACTGGAAAGTTTCCCATCTTATATCAGTCCTAGAAATGAACACAGTGGCAATTAAAGAAGACTTTGAACCAGATCCAATGAACAATGATATCAAAAAAACGACCTTTAACCTCTTCAGTGTTGTGCTGTCAGCTGGCACTGGCAGAAAAGGTCAAggtaaaagaaaaccaaaaatcaTGTTTCTCTGATCATGTGATGGTGCTCGAGGCAGACTGGCTGAAAGAATCACAGTTTAGTTAACAAACTCAAACTCACAGTTCAGCAGAAGATCCAGAGAGGAAGCCGTGAGTCCAGGTAATTAAAGTGTTTACTATTTGTGACCTGTGTCTGCACGTCTCCTTTTTGTGTGCGACGTGGAGCCAAAACAACACGCTCAGCAATAAAGTTACAACAACGCAGTTTGAGTTGGGAACTTCGGCCACGGGTCAGAATTCCTCTTGACATCTATGTGATTACATCAACAGCACCCAAACTGTATAAATACTGGGAGACGAGCTCAGTCGTTCTCACAGACGTCACAGATCAGATCGCTGAGGTAAGATTACCGATCTGAAATCTTTAAAAGTTGGTTTCAGTCGTAGCAATTCAATTTCTTTTTGTAGTCCAAAATATTTGAATACTTATTAGATTcattaatcaaatcaaatgaGAGTTACATGATTTAGACAACAAAAATGTTATATATTGGTCAATAAAGGGTCTTTTGAATACAGTGTTTTAGCCTTTTGTAACTAAAATTTATTTGTACATCATATTCCAGGTGTCCTAATCTCTGGTCATCATGAAGGTGTTTGCAGTAATCCTTGCACTGGCGGTCTTCTCAGGTGAGTTCATTGTCTATTTAGGGTCAAATAATAGAAAGAAAAGTGGATGCAAAGTAGAATACAGGAGTGAGAAGAAAATGAGGAAAGATGTAAGCTCCTGTTAAATTTgggggcttttattttgaaaatatgcaGTTTACACCAACTCAACTTTTACTTACAtactaaataaaacaaactatgTATCCTGCAGCTTTTTTAGTCATCAGAGTTATTCTATCATAGTTAAATGCTGCTATGTATCCGAGATTTGAcaaattaaaacatatttttaatgcCTTTCACTACAATTTGCAACTTTTGATCAAAGATAGATAAGTTCTTCCATTCAAAATTGACCATTTGACATGTTTTCCTTTGTTCAAACCAGGCTGCCATGCACGAAGCTTGCTTCAGCAGGACTGGCAGAACAGCTGGGAAACCACAGTCGACAAGTTTAGGGATTACATCACGGACCTGAACTCAAAGGCTGATGCAGTGGTGAAGGACATCAAGAGCTCCCAGATCAGCAGAGAACTGGAGTGAGTTCAGTCATTCCTGTAATCGTAGTCAAGCATACTGACTTTCATCAGTGCTGCTCGGCTGTCGGCTGCATTTAAATCActaaaaatgtgattaaaaattGATTCCAGCTCATAGAATTTTATCCTTTATTAATATAAAACAGTAACATGCATAAATTGTCTCAGTCAATGTCTCAGTTCAACAGCCAACCattaatttcaatatttttgtTCAAGTTTAAGTTCACAGAAATTTTCACTTCATACTCTACTAGATAGTTACTAAAGTTTAACTCCACGACTTAGAAACACTGAATCTAGAACAGGGACGCTCTTAACAAAATGGTGCTGGGCTTTGGCTTTGTTATATAACAGCAGAGTGTTAGAGTCTGCAGGTTGTAGTGAGGTGAGACATGTTGAGAGCTGAACTTTGACCTGCACTTTGTGCGTCTCCTGAGTTTTGCTTTAGTCCTGTAGTTTACCGGATCTTACTCAGTGTTTCAATTAAAATCTGCTGATATTTCTATTTATCTTAAATGATTCAGTGCATCCAGAGCTAATGTGATGCTTTACCCCCTTTGGATCACAAATGCATCAAAACCACAGACAAAACCTCTAAACCGATCCATCTCCTCTCCCGTCCATGAACAGCACCCTGATCCAGGACAGCATGGCCGAGCTGGCCATGTACAAGGATGACCTGCAGACCAAGCTGGCTCCCTACACTCAAGAGGCCGCAGATCGTCTGGGCAAAGACCTGCAGCTCATGGCTGACAAACTCCGTGAACACATGACTGAGGCCCGAGAGCAGATGGACAAGTACGTCCAGGAGCTTCAGACCATGATGGAGCAGAACACCGACGACGTCAGGAGCAGAATCTCCACCTACACCCGTAAAATGAAGAAGCGCCTCAGCAAGGACACAGAGGAGATCAAGAGGTGAGTGGGACAACCTCACCAGAAAAATAACAATGCTTGGGGTTTTTTAATAGTGtagaaaaacaaaggaaatgatAGTGAGTGGATTATTCAGGTGAAATAACACAAACTCAGCTCAGATATTAGCATTTGATGCTTTTTAGCTGGTGaatttaaaatgtaagaaaCATTTTGgtgtgaaagaaggaaagaattTGACCTTGGTGGGAACTTTTACCACTTTTTAGTCTATTTTTCAGTTTGACTTAATGTCTTAATGATTAAGCtattaataaatgataaatgagagtcgtatcttaatgaaaaagtatatataaacatatatttttTCAGACATGTCGCAGAGTATTTCGAGGAGCTTCAGTCCCGCACCTCTGAGAACGTGGAGGACCTGAAGACTAGACTGGACCCTTACTTTGCTCAGGTGCGAGACAACGCCCAGGCAAAGATCACCACCCTGAAGGACCTGCTGACGTCTCAGATGGAGAACATGAAGCTCAAGATTCAGAATACAGCTGAGGACATCAAAGATCGCTTTGAGGACACCACTGACAACCTGCGATCCACCATGAAGGAGAAGATGCAGGATGTGCGCGACTTTTTTCAGTCCTGCGTGTCCTATTTCAGTGGAAGCCAGTAAACCCTACAACTAGCCTGGACTGCTCATTTATCCATCGCTTCATAAGTTAAAACCCTAATTCAACAGTTCAAAGTCATCAAATGTGTTTGTTCGATCACTCCCTGTGACTTTAATAAAAACCAGCTGCTCACATTTGAGTTCTCTGTAATGTCTTCAGACAGCTCATTTGCAGTCATCGCTCACATTCAAACACCTGATTTAAAAGAGTTACACTTTGATGAGATGAACATCCTGAAAACAAGACAAAGACTACTTCCTGCAGAGCATATGGACACTGGATAATAAACGACTTTGTGTTTGAAAGTTATTTTTGCCTTTGACAGCTACGCTTTGTTAAAAGCGACATATAAATTGCACAGAACATTTTCCTACACATCAAATGGTATGCCATCATAAGCATATTAAAGATTCTACAGTAGAAAAtataccttttttaaaaaatcccatTATTATGATAACTAAAACCTGaaatttaaatttgaataaTATCTTAGTTAactgaagtaaaaataaaaactgcacttcagaaagaaaaacaggatcTTGAATTGTTTTGTGTGCTcataaaataaaccaaaagacaaaacatatacaaataattagttttaattattagttttaattagcCTTTAGTGTTTTTGCTTGCTTAGAACTCTGATGTCTACTGGACAGTGATTCAGCTGTCTTCAAAAAgggtttgttttaaatgtgcgtTCTCATCTAAGTTTTTGCATCTGGCCATgtttttataaaaaagaaactaaatcgAGCAAATCCATTCAGGAAACTCATTGAAACTAAActtcattaaaattaaaaaaaaaaaaaaaaaaaaaaagtaaaaataaaaggtgAAAATGAAAGGTTCTGCATcagctgtacacaaacacaaagtactTCGGGTAAACTTTCTACAAACTAAAATTTATgtcatacatttaaaaacaaaaaacaaaacaaaacaattaaactTCAACCAGAAAGTTAGTTGTTTGACCGAAGTCAGAAGTGGCAGAGGAATATCTGAGGCTGGTGCAGCTATCCTATAATTTCTCTAGATCCTCTACTTTTATACTTGTCCATCAAATCattctcaaagcaaacatcacatcacctaaaatgtatataaacatatttattacTCATAACTCAAATTATTGTGTTCACTattgcattattttaaaaagcctcAGATGagttttaatgtaaatatttgtcACATACTCTTTGAGTGTTTGAAACAGTCTAATAAACAATCAAACACGCAGTACTGTAGTACTGGATGGTTGGACCCCACGTGAATATAAGGCACAGTGAAACCAAACTATCATACTGACGTCGCTGATCCATCCAATCATATTTCGTCTTACTCTCCTGTCAGCCAATGGCCTGCAGCCGTCGCCGCTGCTAGCTCGTCTCCTCTGAGTGCCGTCACTTCTAAACATGCCCATCATGTTCGCAGTTGTGGGCTTTATCTTCTGTCTTGCGTGTTGATTTTCGTCACGATGAGCAGCCTCTGCAGAGAGGTGATCACCCTCCAGCTCGGACATTACTCCAACTTTGCGGGAACTCACTGGTGGAATTTACAGGTGAGAAGTGCGCGTGCAAGGCTAACGCTAGGCTAGCTCGGTAACGTTAGCTGTGCATGTGTTGTCAAACTTGTGAGCTTGCTGTGAACCGTGGAGTTAGCTCTGGTTAGTCTCAGTTTGACAGACTGGGACACGAAGTATGGTGAAACTGACCAGCATGGCATTGACCATAAACAGAGGCATAACCGCCAACACTTGTGTGGCTAAAGCTGCTGAATTAGCAGGTTAGCAAACTGTTACGAGCTTCTCATAAAAACACTCAGAACTGTTACCTGAGCAGTTAGGTACATAATTTGTTGGTCCATGATTTAAAGcaaatattattatatatagtCTCCCCATTTTCAAAGGTTCTAGCTCAATTAAAAAGTTTTCGTATTTTAAAACATAAGGCTTCTTTTTAATAAATGGATAAAGATCCAAAATTGGACCTCATCAAATGTGTTGTTCCCCCCCATCCCCTTTTAGGTGCTCTATATCAGGCTATTCCTGTAGCCACCctcagttgctgcttgtttgtcggtctctctgctttttgttttgtcttcagtagctaaaaaaaatgctgaattgGGTTGAAATCAGGTGACCGACTTGGTCATGGAGGAATACTTAAGGTTGCTTTTGCAGGATGATTTGGGGTCATTATTCTTTTACACTGTGAAGTGCTGTCTAATAAATTTTCCAGCTTTTGGCTCAACTGAGCAGAAAGTAGAGGCCTGTACACATCAGCATCCATCCTGTTACTTTTGTCAAGTCACATCATTAGCGAACACTCATGGCCTGGTTCCACTGTCAGCCATATGTGCCTATGCAACAACACTGCATCTCCCATGTTTGACAGATACTGTGGTATGCTTGGGATGACAGTCAGTGTCTCTCCTTCTCCTTACTTTTCTCTTCCAGTGTTCTGGTTCAAGTTGATCTAGgtttcatctgtgcaaagatttcttcattttttcccccagatTTGTgctcttttaaatgttttctggtGAAGTCTAAACTGGTGTTCTTGTTCGACCATGTAATCAGTGGGTTGCACCTTACTGTCAACCTGTTGTATATACATTCATGAACGGGACTGTTGATTGttaactagggctgccacaaacgattattttgatagtcgagtAGTCACCGATTATTCTTGCGATTAGTcaactaatcagatcatgcatccattggacgtaaaacgtacagcttattgcaccagcatgcatctgctcttatataactatcattagtagggatgggtaccggtgtccggtgccatgatggcaccggttctgacataaacggtagtaaccagaccgaaaagcagcgcacatttcggtgctttatttcggtgcttttttttttcctgagccaattctagccaataattttacgtttccgaggatagtaggcggggccaggtacgtacgttcttttagagcagcgctacagattaaaaatgcccaaggcgaagcggtcaaaagtctggctgtacttcgcagcaaaagatgcaaactcggctgcctgcaacaagtgctttaaggtgatactgtgatactgtcaaaggaggtaacaccttgaatctgatgaaacacctgacaacgcatagcgggtttttttttaaagccgagaaatgcgccgtgtttgatagcttgctgtgagatCTCACActgtgcacatctactgcgcatacgggtgtggtgcctgttatcggacccggagttagcaacatcccccaagaacccgaagagtagagtcctggcccctagccctgtcagtgtagcagaaatgatgaggatgatgatgacagcagcagccgttcttctctgcgtgagtgacttaatgttgttcgtgtgtaatttacgttgagtaggtaggctaaccacgttattacattaatgcatgtgaggtgaactagcaaacacgttgtagttacatgcggctgtcttcttgtttgatggcagatactcccttcactctggccaaaaaggctaaaatgaccaaagaaaaagtggaaaacagttaaacatgagaggtttttggacaaagtttgtgttttttccattgattaagcactgcttccagccaagagtgataccaaaTATGCcccatagctgcagaaaaggctaacattgttatcttttttttacaaaaaaacagctgaacatgagaggtttttggaccaattttgtgttctccattctttaagcaccggtttgagcaccgtttaagcactggcaccgtttcaaaagtaccggtttggcaccggtatcggataaaacctaaacgatacccatccctaatcattagcttacagctttaagtatttaaggtatgtgctaactaaaaataaagacaagatgatagtttattaaattttaatgaaatctgcagattgtttaggtgaagtttaataaactcagccgtctgctccttcctgtctaaaatataacaggacactggagtatattctcgagcatctcacacttctgataatcagttgtctgcttgacgtttattcagctgtgtaaaaactataactttaatctcagccaaaccgatttactcaggaacaaataaaatactgaaaaaagccaaacaataacatttttaagttatctaagtgacttatatatatatcatgtttaacctgagtagcgaaagacagcggtgggtttgaaaactatttgccgggagtccggtgttctcaccagctctagtgagccttgaaccccggctagctatcgagctggtgggtaacagacgtctctgaaaacatcagcgcgcttttaaaaatatgttgtcttgataaaccaagcagatatttgaaatttacacagctacattctcgcctgaaaatatgttaaacgttcattttgtgacccagaaagaataataagagtaatattaaaactaactagctgccgccattgttggaaactgagcagggtcgtgctatgaattctgggataggttgggccacgaagtatacacccgacccatccttcaaatctggggaaatgaagggcgcATTTGGCGgcgtcttcgaatttggacagtcttTGTCGTAACATAaccggcctacaaatgcgggcacaggaggatgcggttcctgaatttatcagacactgcttcttcttcttcgaggtttaacagcagctggcatccttgtacatgcagtgctgccatcttctgtttcagtccgttattacactcttaaatcctactacttattcctgcgtcttttgggatcttacaaagcttcaaatgacgcgtcgactattaaattagttgTCGACGATTTTAATactcgacgtaatcgtgactagtcgactaatcctGGCAGCCCTATTGTTAACAATGATACGTTTACTTTGTGAATTTCTGTAAGCATTTTTCGATTGCTTTGACCGTGCTAGCAGATAAACAGAGGTGCTCCTCTCTTTGTTTGCAGGATGCATCTTTATCGTACGATCCGGAGACACCGCCAGGTGAGATCCAGAGTGATGTCGTGTTTCGTGAAGGACAGACTCTGGGCGGCCACGTCACCTACACACCACGACTCATTGCCATGGATCTCAAAGGTAACTTGCTTTTAGAAATACTGAAAACTTTGTGTCTTTACTTTGTCCAGTTTACTGACTGACTGAAATATAATATGTTAGCATTAATTTAGAGCACTTGTTAAAAGTTTCTTTTGGTGAATTCTGACCGTCTTTCTCTCATTCTGCAACAGGAAGTCTTCGTACTCTGCGACAAGAGGGAAGTTTGTACGATGCAGGCAAGGACACGTCTGCTGTTACATGGTAAACAAGACCCTCTCTATTTGTTTTCTGCCTGGTataacaaattttatttgtgttgttttctggTTTCAACACTGTCacatgttggttttttttgtttgttttttgtttttttggtctgTTTATTTGTTAGTTTACATATGGATATTTATctacatttaaatctatttatctATAGGACAAATCAAATCCTATAGCATATCCCTTTTTTACCCTGCAGTGATAAAAGGAATGAGTATTTGTAGTCACCCCACTGGGCAGGTGGTATGGACACTTTGTGAATACGATGACATGAAAATGAGCCAATGTAGGACTTTgtaattgataccataggtgtatcTGCTAGGAGGCTAAGGGGTTGCACTGACAGTCGCCATTATTCTTAACTAATCCATTTATTACATGCACTGGTCCTAAGACTGTTCATATTTAGTGTATAtactgaaaactaaaaaaataatttaattcggCAGGGACGGAAGTATCACTATGCACGAAGAAAGTCCTCCTGCAAAGAACTCCTTCCTTGAAGACCTTGATAAGTTGGATGTGAGTATTTAAGGTAGAAATGAAAACTAACACAAAGAGATTttcacaacaaacacacacattacagTTATAGTCGGGTTGAAGCGTGTCATGCCCTGGACTGCTTGAAGATGTAGGTCTGGGTGTGGTTCAGCTGGACTCGCATACATGCATGTAGTGTGATCACTGATTGCGTGATGAACCTGACCAGGTTACAGATTGCTTTCTCTCTTTGTAAAAATCCCTATGAGTAAGTAATAAATAAGGACTCATTGCTGTGTGTCATAGCTTCCCAAATTAATCCACAGAATGCAATAAGTGATGAAACTGGCTGTGCGAGAGCAAatttccagaaaaaaaatagcTCAATAGAGACGTCTCCAAAGAGTTGAGCCCGtcattctgttctttgtgtttagAAAGGGGAGATACTCGCAGAGGCTGATTTTCCCTCCAGCTCCCAGCCTCAGTGCTCAGGTATGAAAACCTCTCAACCAAACGTGCATGAAATAACAAGTTTCTGTACCAAAATCATCACatgagcttaaaaaaaaacaatctctcCCAGCAGCAGGGTCACTGAGTGTGGATACAGTGAACAGCCACCTGGCTAGAGTACAGAAGAGCTACAGGCTGGAGTGCAGCGTGAAGGTGTGGTCTGACTTCCTCAGGATCCACCTGCACCCTCGGACCATCTCGGTCATCCACCAGTACAACCACGATGGGTAAGGCGGGTGCAACATTACCTGTAGTTTGTTGATGCTTCTTACTTTGAACCTCTAAAGGAGTCAGAGCCATAACTTcaacataaaaactgcatgtgCAGAATTTCCTGTCACATCTGATCGAAACAGCTTAAAATGTTTGGGAAATTTTCCCAATATTTTCCAAACCTCATTATGCAAACTGTTGTATGTTGTCATCAAAGAAGTTTCTCCAGATCGAGATTATTAtgacacagaaaacattttaaaaatgagtcTGTAGCCCAAAACACAGTGCAGGATTTTGAGGAATATATTAGTTTGTACTCACATAAAATCGTCTTATTTTAAGATGAACAAACCTGACTAAATGTATGAAACACAAATTGACAGACAGAAACAAGCAATTCAGTTATGACAGCTTAACCATTTATAACTTCCCATATTAGACCACAAAATAAGAGTGGAAGGCCCTCACCTGCgtttcaccactagatgtcagccTTCCCTCACAATCAGGATTAAAACTCACTGTTCTCTGTGGGTCAGTATGGAAGAAAAGGCAGAAAATGTATAAACAAGTTTATTATACAACTTCACATATCCAAGctgtcattttttgttttattaaagtaATTAGACGAAACCTGAATATTTTAGAATAAAATTAAAGAACATTCAGTTTTCtaaattaattttattcttAAATTAGTTGACAGAATGAAATGAAGCGTCAAATTAAATCTAAAACATACCCACACCTGCTTCTCCACCACACTTAAAAAGGCTTCTTGAGACTTGCTGACTTACAGTTATGAGGTATTTAAACTGAGTGCTAACACTGCTTTGTATTTGCTTTTATGGGCGTTCAGAGAGGCTCACCGTTTGGAGGCTTTCGGCCAGGGCGAGTCTCTCCTCCAGGGGTCGGTGCTCGAGGAGCTGGAGGACAGGCTGCACTTCTTTGTGGAGGAGTGCGATTACCTTCAGGTAACTCTTCCATTCCACTCTCCCCTATAgttagaaatattttttgtacTGTAAGACCTTTAAAAAGATGCTAATCAAAGTTTACTTGTACACCATTTCGTATCTGCCATCTTCTTGCATATCTTTGTGCTTCCTCAatccttttttcctttcagggcTTCCAGGTGCTGTGTGACTTGGCTGATGGCTTTGCAGGTCTGGGGTCGAAGGTCACTGAGCTGCTTCACGACTCTTACGGAGGAAGGGGCATCCTAACCTGGGGGTTGTTACCCGTCAGTCACCCAGATTCAGTGAGTGTCTCTTTCTTTAAAAGCAAATGTTTTGTAACCCGgcttctttatttatatttattgtctCTGTTTGAACAGACGCCAGTGAAGGATCTCTACCGCCTGCTCAACTGCACTTTAGGGATGGTACACATGGCCAGTCACAGTTCTTTGTTCTGCCCGTTGACCTTGCGAGGTGGTCTGGGAAGACGACCGTCCTCTCCCACGACGTTCACCCAcctcagttatgatgtgagacTGGCTACAGTACTATTATTG from Pelmatolapia mariae isolate MD_Pm_ZW linkage group LG22, Pm_UMD_F_2, whole genome shotgun sequence harbors:
- the apoea gene encoding apolipoprotein Ea, translating into MKVFAVILALAVFSGCHARSLLQQDWQNSWETTVDKFRDYITDLNSKADAVVKDIKSSQISRELDTLIQDSMAELAMYKDDLQTKLAPYTQEAADRLGKDLQLMADKLREHMTEAREQMDKYVQELQTMMEQNTDDVRSRISTYTRKMKKRLSKDTEEIKRHVAEYFEELQSRTSENVEDLKTRLDPYFAQVRDNAQAKITTLKDLLTSQMENMKLKIQNTAEDIKDRFEDTTDNLRSTMKEKMQDVRDFFQSCVSYFSGSQ
- the msto1 gene encoding protein misato homolog 1; the protein is MSSLCREVITLQLGHYSNFAGTHWWNLQDASLSYDPETPPGEIQSDVVFREGQTLGGHVTYTPRLIAMDLKGSLRTLRQEGSLYDAGKDTSAVTWDGSITMHEESPPAKNSFLEDLDKLDKGEILAEADFPSSSQPQCSAGSLSVDTVNSHLARVQKSYRLECSVKVWSDFLRIHLHPRTISVIHQYNHDGEAHRLEAFGQGESLLQGSVLEELEDRLHFFVEECDYLQGFQVLCDLADGFAGLGSKVTELLHDSYGGRGILTWGLLPVSHPDSTPVKDLYRLLNCTLGMVHMASHSSLFCPLTLRGGLGRRPSSPTTFTHLSYDPSLWYHSSSVLALALDTLTAPYRLRNNSVPMWQLADDLAVSGRKVVAAYGAVPFPMMHGSSLPDALSTYTDVLPWRPLSGCAEAGDGRCYGQWATLKGFEGQKLISSLAAGTKPPTPLHSLHSGEDVLASYIRSFYPSVPLALQLVSTPSELAPPFPQIFSQSLGAQGFLEGQPPPPGSPPCVVSSVPVMTSLQSGPALDPWLSELHRGASAFDIRRVAPSFLSQGPEVSDYQEALEQLRLLARCYRDDSRGVMRSSSEEEDDD